Proteins from a genomic interval of Pseudomonas silesiensis:
- a CDS encoding amidase: MTLKKAHQSMTSYPFRSALDLRNAITSKEISPVEVVTAAIDRMQSLEPQLNAFVTQTPELALSAARAAEKTVMAGEKLGALHGLPISVKDLISVGGVRQTFGSRVMAENVAASDAPSVERIKAAGACIIGTTTTSEFGCKAVGDSPMTGITRNPWNLGKTPGGSSCGAAASVAAGVTPFALGTDGGGSIRTPASFTGLVGIKAQFARVPVFPTSATPTLAHVGPLARTVRDSALLLGVLSGFDRRDPFSVSSDVPDYLAACELPVKGMRVAWSPTLGFAKPDSEILRITENAVRILEKLGCEVIQLEEGIGIDPANIWLSEFYAGISTRLSGAMRDSRDLLDPALCEVLEAAGGQSFSSYYENVFARYAFREKVSALFESFDLLLSPTVPIAACDVGVDVPPQFGGRSLCTWQYYTYPFNVTGQPAASVPVGFTAAGLPVGLQMVAKVNQEKDIFRAASALEGEQCLWDTVPPGFAQ, from the coding sequence TTGACTCTGAAAAAGGCGCATCAAAGTATGACTTCTTACCCATTCCGCTCGGCTCTGGACTTGCGTAACGCTATCACGAGCAAAGAGATTTCGCCCGTTGAGGTTGTGACGGCGGCCATCGATAGGATGCAGTCACTAGAACCACAGTTGAACGCATTTGTGACCCAAACTCCCGAACTTGCCTTGAGCGCCGCACGGGCTGCCGAGAAAACCGTGATGGCGGGGGAAAAGCTCGGCGCGCTGCATGGCCTCCCCATTTCGGTCAAAGATCTTATCTCGGTTGGCGGTGTGCGGCAGACTTTTGGGTCGCGTGTCATGGCTGAAAATGTCGCCGCCTCGGATGCCCCTTCCGTGGAGCGGATCAAGGCCGCAGGTGCCTGCATCATCGGGACGACCACCACCAGCGAATTCGGCTGCAAGGCGGTCGGCGATTCACCCATGACGGGAATCACTCGCAATCCGTGGAACCTGGGCAAGACCCCGGGAGGCTCAAGTTGCGGGGCCGCTGCCAGTGTAGCGGCCGGTGTGACACCCTTCGCTCTGGGCACAGATGGCGGCGGTTCGATTCGCACACCTGCGTCGTTCACGGGTTTGGTCGGTATCAAGGCTCAGTTTGCCCGGGTTCCGGTCTTTCCAACATCGGCGACGCCGACCTTGGCCCATGTGGGCCCACTGGCCAGGACAGTGCGTGACAGCGCGTTGCTGTTAGGGGTGCTCTCCGGCTTTGATCGGCGTGATCCGTTCTCGGTGAGCAGCGATGTCCCAGATTATTTAGCAGCCTGCGAGCTTCCCGTTAAAGGAATGCGTGTAGCCTGGAGCCCGACGTTAGGCTTTGCGAAACCTGATTCCGAGATCCTCCGGATCACTGAAAACGCGGTGAGGATCCTGGAAAAGTTGGGTTGTGAAGTCATCCAGTTGGAGGAGGGGATTGGTATTGATCCCGCCAATATCTGGTTGTCCGAGTTCTACGCCGGCATCAGCACCCGATTGAGCGGGGCCATGCGTGATTCGCGAGATCTGCTGGATCCTGCACTTTGCGAAGTACTTGAGGCGGCCGGAGGCCAATCCTTCTCTTCTTATTACGAGAACGTCTTTGCACGTTACGCCTTTCGTGAAAAGGTGAGCGCGCTGTTCGAGTCTTTTGATTTGCTGCTATCGCCGACCGTACCTATTGCGGCTTGTGATGTCGGGGTGGACGTTCCCCCCCAGTTCGGTGGTCGAAGCCTTTGCACTTGGCAGTACTACACCTATCCATTCAACGTGACAGGGCAGCCGGCGGCATCGGTTCCGGTGGGCTTCACGGCGGCAGGCCTGCCTGTCGGTCTGCAGATGGTCGCAAAGGTGAACCAGGAAAAAGACATCTTCCGGGCCGCCTCTGCATTGGAAGGTGAACAGTGCCTCTGGGATACAGTGCCGCCGGGGTTCGCGCAGTAG
- a CDS encoding IclR family transcriptional regulator, whose amino-acid sequence MFATDNNAPCTIEPVCGKPSGTQSIERAANILREIASYNDQGLRLSDLSTILKLERPTIHRILSCLVREGLVMQDPVTRHYMLGHGLFELGLTAATQFKLKTLCRPSMARLAEATGEMAFLTIRSNRDAISIERVEGMRPVNAPVIEIGVHRPLGVGAGSLALMMLLPDDEISRLCDLNAKRLIKYGGLSTPKLLKIIRQSQDIGYAVHDGNLIPGFSGVGTVINDHKGAPLCALSVTLVCDSISTAKHQEIISLLRQESRTIQNLIYQSGGLMN is encoded by the coding sequence ATGTTCGCGACTGACAATAACGCTCCCTGTACGATCGAGCCCGTTTGCGGCAAGCCCTCTGGAACTCAAAGTATCGAGCGCGCAGCCAATATCCTGCGCGAGATTGCCTCCTATAACGACCAAGGACTTCGCCTCTCCGATCTCTCTACCATCCTGAAACTCGAACGTCCGACTATCCATCGAATACTCTCGTGCCTGGTGCGTGAGGGGTTGGTTATGCAGGATCCGGTAACACGGCATTATATGCTTGGTCACGGGCTTTTCGAGCTCGGCCTGACTGCCGCTACACAATTCAAGCTTAAGACCTTGTGCCGCCCTTCAATGGCCCGCCTGGCAGAGGCCACTGGCGAGATGGCCTTCCTCACTATCAGAAGCAATCGCGATGCAATCTCCATCGAGCGCGTCGAAGGCATGCGGCCGGTAAACGCACCCGTCATCGAAATCGGGGTTCACCGGCCACTGGGGGTAGGTGCTGGAAGCCTGGCGCTAATGATGCTCCTGCCGGACGATGAAATCTCCCGCCTCTGCGATTTGAATGCAAAGCGCCTCATCAAATACGGCGGCCTCTCTACACCGAAACTGTTGAAGATCATTCGCCAATCGCAAGATATCGGCTACGCGGTACATGACGGCAACCTGATCCCTGGCTTCAGCGGAGTGGGTACAGTGATCAACGATCACAAAGGCGCTCCACTGTGCGCCCTCAGCGTCACTTTGGTCTGCGACTCGATCTCGACAGCGAAACACCAAGAGATCATCTCACTGCTCCGGCAGGAATCTCGGACAATCCAGAATCTGATCTACCAATCAGGTGGTTTGATGAATTAG
- a CDS encoding NADH:flavin oxidoreductase codes for MIDYNQQILTQYDIGRLRLRNRLAVAPMTRVSATEAGRATAEMARYYERFAKGGFGLVITEGLYTDQRYAQGYPFQPGLSDVEQAQAWRGVTDLVHAHHGAVFAQLMHAGALNQGNRFKTATAAPSSVRPKGTQMKFYYGEGQYPLPQAMSDEDIADAIAGFAQAAVLATRAAGFDGVEIHGANGYLLDQFLTDYTNQRDDRWGGNVAGRIALILEVIKAVRAAIGTLAPVGVRISQSKVNDYEHKWPEGEAAAEVIFGSLNDAGVDFIHVTELEAWKPAFVDGNASLVELARRYAPQKAIIANGGLDISQRAEQVLRDGADMIALGKAALANPDLPCRLATHAALDEFDASILGPIANIKDSELTLA; via the coding sequence ATGATTGACTACAACCAGCAGATTTTAACTCAGTATGATATTGGCCGCCTCAGATTGAGAAATCGTCTTGCCGTAGCCCCCATGACTCGCGTCAGTGCTACCGAGGCGGGCCGGGCTACCGCTGAGATGGCGCGTTACTACGAGCGATTCGCCAAAGGCGGTTTTGGTCTGGTCATTACCGAAGGGCTGTACACCGATCAGAGGTATGCTCAGGGTTACCCCTTCCAACCGGGGCTCAGCGATGTCGAGCAGGCTCAGGCCTGGCGTGGTGTGACCGATCTTGTTCATGCCCACCATGGCGCGGTATTCGCACAACTCATGCACGCTGGAGCGCTGAATCAGGGCAACCGCTTTAAAACTGCTACCGCTGCACCCTCGTCCGTTCGACCGAAAGGAACGCAGATGAAGTTCTATTACGGTGAGGGACAGTATCCGCTACCCCAAGCGATGAGTGATGAGGACATCGCCGATGCCATCGCGGGATTCGCACAAGCGGCGGTGCTGGCAACTCGTGCCGCTGGCTTCGACGGTGTTGAAATCCATGGGGCGAACGGCTATCTGCTTGATCAATTCCTGACCGACTACACCAATCAGAGAGACGACCGCTGGGGCGGTAATGTCGCAGGACGGATCGCTCTGATACTGGAAGTCATCAAGGCAGTCAGAGCCGCTATCGGCACGCTTGCTCCCGTCGGTGTACGCATTTCCCAGAGCAAGGTGAATGACTACGAACATAAATGGCCTGAAGGCGAAGCAGCCGCCGAGGTCATCTTTGGCTCGCTCAACGACGCCGGCGTAGACTTCATCCATGTGACGGAGCTTGAGGCTTGGAAACCGGCGTTCGTAGATGGAAATGCAAGCCTGGTTGAGCTGGCGCGCCGGTATGCGCCGCAGAAGGCGATCATCGCCAATGGTGGTCTGGATATATCGCAACGCGCTGAGCAGGTGTTACGAGATGGCGCCGATATGATCGCGCTGGGCAAGGCAGCTCTGGCCAACCCCGATCTTCCCTGCCGCCTGGCAACCCACGCCGCCCTAGACGAATTCGACGCTTCGATCCTGGGGCCGATTGCGAATATCAAAGACAGTGAATTAACGTTGGCGTGA
- a CDS encoding LysR family transcriptional regulator encodes MQIPDVEVFSAIAESGSLSAAARRLGLAPMTVSRRLASLEGELGVRLFHRTTRSVSLTDEGETFLPFATTLLEASEGARVSLKSNAGAASGVLKVTAPTVFGQAVIMPLIPALLAEHPALRVDLTLSDSIVDIVGLGIDVAVRIATPRDSALIARPLAPNPRVLCASPRYLERHGIPATMDALLSHRRIALHGMPFWPFMRDGEAVSMRAEGVFSANSVEAVRTASRQGLGMAMLTYWDIRDDLAAGSLCLVELEDVDPEQLFITAILPTRQHVPHRVGMFLQRLEAVLKA; translated from the coding sequence ATGCAGATTCCAGATGTGGAAGTGTTCAGCGCCATTGCCGAAAGCGGCAGTCTTTCGGCAGCCGCTCGACGACTCGGCCTGGCCCCCATGACAGTATCTCGCAGGCTGGCATCGCTTGAGGGTGAGCTAGGTGTTCGGCTGTTTCATCGAACAACTCGCTCCGTGTCACTGACAGACGAAGGCGAAACATTTCTCCCCTTTGCAACGACGCTGTTAGAAGCCAGTGAGGGGGCGAGGGTCAGTTTGAAATCCAATGCCGGAGCTGCCAGCGGAGTCTTGAAAGTAACTGCCCCCACAGTGTTCGGACAGGCAGTGATCATGCCGCTGATTCCCGCCCTCTTGGCAGAACACCCGGCGCTGCGGGTTGATCTGACATTATCAGACAGCATTGTGGATATTGTCGGTCTTGGGATCGATGTCGCGGTTCGCATCGCAACCCCGCGAGACTCGGCTTTAATCGCGCGCCCCCTCGCACCGAACCCTAGAGTGCTGTGCGCCAGTCCGAGGTATCTGGAGCGTCACGGCATACCCGCTACGATGGACGCACTATTAAGCCACCGCCGCATAGCTTTGCATGGGATGCCTTTCTGGCCATTCATGCGTGACGGTGAAGCGGTTTCCATGCGGGCGGAGGGCGTTTTTTCGGCCAACAGTGTCGAGGCGGTGCGCACGGCGAGTAGGCAAGGCTTGGGGATGGCGATGCTCACGTACTGGGACATCCGTGATGATCTGGCTGCTGGAAGCCTTTGCTTAGTTGAATTGGAGGATGTTGACCCGGAACAACTTTTCATCACCGCAATATTGCCCACTCGTCAGCACGTGCCGCATAGAGTAGGAATGTTCCTTCAGCGCTTGGAGGCGGTGCTCAAAGCGTGA
- a CDS encoding cupin domain-containing protein has translation MAQNRRDNQTPKAQDVVAALDLQPHMEGGFYRRTFQTDHSTVETAGRHRYLMSSIYYLLTRDSPIGYFHLNRSDIVHYYHLGDAIQYSLIYPDGTLKTVVMGNDMLAGECLQLHVPGGIWKASQLLDGFAGYGLISEAVSPGFDYADMEMGNRRKLGERFPEHSVLIETLARE, from the coding sequence ATGGCTCAAAACAGACGCGACAACCAGACTCCCAAGGCTCAAGACGTGGTCGCCGCACTCGACCTGCAGCCCCACATGGAAGGTGGATTCTATCGCAGAACCTTCCAGACCGATCATTCAACAGTCGAGACTGCTGGCCGTCATCGTTATTTGATGAGCTCCATCTATTATCTGCTGACCCGCGATTCACCGATCGGCTACTTTCACCTGAACCGTTCCGACATCGTGCATTACTACCATCTGGGCGACGCGATTCAGTACAGCCTGATTTATCCGGACGGCACGTTGAAAACTGTCGTGATGGGCAACGATATGCTCGCAGGAGAATGTTTACAGCTGCACGTGCCTGGCGGAATCTGGAAAGCTTCGCAGCTGCTGGATGGGTTCGCGGGATACGGATTGATTAGTGAGGCGGTTTCACCAGGGTTTGATTATGCGGATATGGAGATGGGGAATCGGAGGAAGCTTGGCGAGCGGTTTCCGGAGCATTCGGTGTTGATTGAGACGCTGGCACGTGAATGA